The window CTGCGCTGATGACGGTGGCGGACTTAAATTTACCGCAAAGCAGTATTCAATACCTGATAACGCAAGCCAATCAACATGCCAGTCCACTGATACTGGTCGCTGTATCTCAACCCAAAATGGCGCGCCTGCCGGAGGTATTGGAAGGCGTGCGTTTGCTGATACTCAACTTGGGTGAATTGGAGACTCGCGTCGGCTCTCGTCTGAGCGCAGATGGTGAGGAAAAAATCAACGAGGACAAAATACAGCGCGCCTGTCGCCAGTTACAACAGCAAGGCGCGCAGGATGTGATTGTCACCTTGGGCGATGCTGGCGTGATGCTGACCAGCGGTACGGACTGGCACCGTTTGCCAGCGCCGTTGCTAGTGGCATCCGATGTTGTGGATGTGACGGGTGCGGGCGATGCTTTTGCGGCAGCAGTGTGCTGGTCCTTGTATCACAACAATGCAGATCTGTTATTAGCAGCGCAGCGCGGCTTGCATCTGGCGGCCTTGACTTTGCAAAGTGCAGGCACGGTTTGCCCCGATCTGACGCCGGATACGCTGATGGCACTCACTTAATTTACTGCCGAATTTAACTCAATAAAAACTACGCCAACATTTAGGAAATCTCATGCAAAACTACCTCGTATTTTCAAAAGAAGTCGCCCAAGCCAAAGCGGACGGAAAAGCTATTGTGGCCTTAGAATCCACGATTATTTCGCACGGCATGCCTTATCCGCAAAACGTCCAGACCGCACGCGAAGTTGAGCAATTGATCCGTGATAACGGCGCAGTACCCGCGACGATTGCGATTATTGGCGGCAAAATCTGCGTGGGTTTGTCTGACGCAGAACTAGAGCAATTAGCCAGTGCACCAGAGGTAATGAAAGTCAGTCGTCGTGATTTACCCTATGTTTTATCGACGGGTAAACTGGGCGCAACAACCGTTGCCGCAACGATGATTTGTGCGGAGTTGGCAGGAATTGCCGTGTTTGTCACCGGTGGCATTGGTGGTGTGCATCGCGGTGCAGAAACCAGTTTTGATATTTCTGCTGACTTACAAGAGCTGGCGCAAACCTCGGTCGCGGTGGTCTGTGCCGGCGCAAAATCGATTTTGGATTTGGGCTTGACCCTGGAATATTTAGAAACCCATGGCGTCCCGGTAGTGAGCGTAGGCCAAGCTGAATTCCCCGCATTTTTTACTCGCGGCAGTGGCTTTAAAGCCGATTTTCAGTTGGATACAGCGACCGGGCAAGCCGACTTTATCCGTTGCAAATGGGCGCTGGGTTTGCGTGGCGGCGTGGTGATTGCCAATCCTGTTCCAGAAGCTTACGCCATGCCAAAAGCAGAGATAGACAGCATCACGGAGCAGGCTTTGCAAGAGGCGGACGCGCAAGGTATTAATGGCAAAGCAGTGACGCCGTTTTTATTAAATAGAATCAAACAACTGACAGACGGCCGCAGTCTGGTGACGAATATCGCGCTGGTAAAAAACAATGCGATTGTCGGTGCCGCTTTGGCTTTGGCTTTGAAAAATGGTTGATCAGCTGCATTGCGCTGATACTTTGACGCAAGTTGAAGTCGTTTTTTAGCAAGAACTTTGCAGACTACGATTATGGTAATTCAACCCAGATTTTCCATTGGAACAGCGACAAGTGTGCCTTTGGCGAACTGACTGGCTAGACGCGACGACGACGCAAGCTGCATCTTGCTAGGAGGAGCAACAACGCCAGGCAGTTCGCCAAAGGTGCAATTGTCGCTGTAGCGTTCCCACTCAAATCGCGGTGGCGCTATCCCTCTGAAGACCGCACGCCGTCTGCGTTTTTGCGAAGTGGTAGCGGTCTAATGGGAAATCTGGGTTCAATATACTCCCCGTTATTTTTTTAGAAAATGCCTTAATGTCCAATGATCCTATGGATACTTTAGATATACCAATGGGAGTATTTTTTTAATTGAGCGGGAATATTGCTAGCCCGGCGTTGTGTCGCAACACCGCATTCAACGCAAAAAAATAGAATTAGGGATAGAAGATGCTGAGGTGATAACCGGATGCTTTGGTCTGAGATAACTCGAAATACAGTTTGATTTGCTGGTCGCTGGCGGCGCTAAAGCCTTTACTCAACTGGTTTGCTAAATCAGTTTTGTTGTCGAGCTTGGAGTCTAATTTATTACTATCTGACTTAGTGTCGAGCCTATTGTTTTTGTCACTCAAGTACTCTTCGGGCTTAAATACTTTACGCAAGACAGGTTTATCTTTAGCGTCATTTAAAATCAGTTCCACCATTGGCCATGCTTGTGCGGTGGCGCTTTTATTTTGTAACTGTATCGCTAGCGAAAAGACATTCTTATCCGTTGATAAGGCTTGCAACTCATTTGATTCCAGCGAGATTTGATCGATTTGGGCGAGCAAGCTAATTTGGCAATGCAGTAATTTGCAGGCATCGGCCAGCATCGGTTTAGTTTGCGGCACCCAGGCTGCGATGTGATTGCGTGCAATAAATACGCCTTGTCCCAGCAGCCCGACAAACAGGACTAACGACAAAGTAATCATCAAGCCGCGCAGGATTTTGCTACGTCCTTTACGTTTTTCCGCCGCTAAAATAAAGCCCGGTGTTTCGAGATCACTCTCTGCGCTTGCATCCGTCGCTGGCGATGTACCGTCTGATAAATCGTCAGTGATGGAATCTGCTTTACCAGTCGTGTCAAAAGCCAGGCCGTCATGCAAATAAGCCTCTGGTTCACCAGCATAATCATCAGCTTCGGGGTTTGAGTGTCCAGGCTCATCTGCGTTGACGGTAATGTCGGCGCTTGCAGGCTCATACAAATAAGGTTCTTGCTTGTGGTCTGCGGCGCCAGTCTCTTCTTCCGCCTCTGTCGCAGACCATCCTGGTTCATCCATCAAGGCAATGCGAGTTTGTAGTTCTACTTGCCCGATTGCTTCATCATCTAAATTGGTGTCGTCAGAGAGTGTGGTCTTATCGTGCTTGGCAGGTGAGCTGATGTCCTCATCCATCCCGAGATCAAAATCTAAGGAGTCAGCGCTAATTTCTGCTGCTGGAGATTCGGTCACCAGCGCGGTGTTGGCTGCGGTAGTGACTGCGGTACTGACTACCTCGCTGATTGGTGTCTGAGGCGGTGTTTGATCGATGCCAGACGACGAATCTGCTACAGAAACTGCTGTATTCAATTCAGCAGTTTGGAGCAGGCTAGATTCTGCTTTTATCTCTGTTGTAGTGATTTCATGATGCTCAGCGATATGAGAATTGACGTCGGTATTTAAATCACTATCAACATTGACAAGCACTACCGGCGCAACTTGCACCTCGAGTGCGACCGTTGGCGCTGTTTGCACCGTCGGCCCGAGCAGATGCTCGATCCCGTTAAACGTCTGCTGGCAAGAGCCGCAGCGCACCAGCCCGCCATGCAGTTTTAACTGATCATTGGCGACTCTGAAAGTCGTTTGGCAGTGGGGGCATTGGGTGGCGAGTGCCATGTGATGTCGATGCTTAGTTTTTACTGATTAAATTACTTTGTGGGGCTTAGCTAGGTTTTTTTCCGGAGAGCGCTACCCAGCCCTCATGTTCTGCCCAGACTGTGAGTGCAATAAACGGCGCATAAGCTGCGGCAACTTCTTCTGCCTGACGGGCTAAAACACCGGATAAAATCAAAGAGCCACCAGCCGCAACTCGACCAGATAACATCGGTGCCATCACCTTTAATGGGCTGGATAAAATGTTCGCGACTACGACATCAAATTGCGTTCCAACTGGATGGGATGAGGAGAATTGCTCAGGCAGTGTGTAAGTAATATCGCAATGATTGCGTTCAGCATTAAAGTTGGCTGACTCGATCGCTTGAGGGTCAATATCCACGCCGACAACGGCTTGCGCACCCAGCTTTTTTGCCACCATCGCTAAAATGCCAGAACCGCAACCGTAATCCAATACAGATAACTCTTTTGGCGCGTGCGCCTCTAGCCACTCCATGCAGAGGCGAGTAGTCGGGTGACTACCGGTGCCAAACGCCAGACCGGGATCCAGCTCCAGTACCAAAGCCGCAGGGTCGGGAATCTCGTGCCAGCTCGGTACTACCCAAATATTTTTGCCGATGTGGATAGGCTCAAACTGCGATTGGGTCAATCTCACCCAATCCTGATCTTCCACATGGCGAGTCGTGTAGGCTGGAATTGTTGTCAATGCAATCGCTGCTGACGCTTCTGCCAAAATTGCGGCAGCATCGGCGTCGGCAGCAATTAACGCCACCACCCGACTACGATCCCAAGCCGCTTCTTCCGGCTCCATACCTGGCTCACCGAATAACGGTTTCTCCGCATCGGTACCTTCATCCGCATCTTCTACCGACACCGATAAAGCACCCGCTTCCATCAAGGCGTCTGACAGGTTTTCAGCGTGTTCACGCGCTACTTCGATGAGAATTTCTATCCAGGCCATGTTTGAATCTTTCTGCTTACTAATTTACTTCGCTTTTTTGGACAGATCCGGCATTTCTGCCAGCTTATGTTCCAGATAATGGATGTTGGTGCCGCCTTCAATAAAGCGGGCATCTACCATCAATTCACGATGCAAGGGGATATTGGTTTGTATGCCTTCTACTACCATTTCGGATAAGGCGATTTGCATGCGGCGGATGGCTTGCTCACGCGTTGTGCCGTAAGCAATCACTTTGCCGATCATGGAATCATAATTTGGCGGTACAAAGTAGCCCGCGTATGCATGTGAATCTACCCGAATCCCAGGGCCGCCCGGTGTATGCCATGACGTGATGCGACCTGGTGACGGGACAAACTTAAACGGATCTTCTGCATTGATACGACACTCAACTGCATGGCCTTTGAACTCGATGTCGGCCTGGCGGAAACGCAATTTTTCGCCGAAAGCGATATGAATCTGCTCTTGTACGATATCGACACCAGTGATCATTTCTGTCACAGGGTGTTCTACTTGCACGCGAGTATTCATTTCGATGAAATAGAACTCACCGTTTTCATACAAAAACTCAAACGTACCAGCGCCACGATAGCCAATTTTGCGGCATGCAGCGGCGCAACGTTCGCCAATTTTTTCTATAGTCTTGCGAGGAATACCCGGTGCCGGTGCTTCTTCAATTACTTTTTGGTGGCGACGTTGCATGGAGCAATCGCGCTCGCCTAACCAGATCGCATTGCCGTGCTGATCGGCCAGAATCTGGATTTCCACATGGCGTGGATTTTCCAGAAATTTTTCCATATACACTTCAGGATTGCCGAAAGCCGCACCTGCTTCTGCTTTGGTCATTGTCACTGCATTGAGCAAAGCAGCTTCGGTGTGTACCACGCGCATACCGCGCCCACCGCCGCCGCCAGCAGCTTTGATGATGACCGGATAGCCGACTTTACGCGCTGTTTGTACGATTACCTTAGGATCATCCGGTAAAGCGCCTTCAGAGCCTGGCACACAAGGCACGCCAGTTTTGATCATGGCTTGCTTGGCAGAGACTTTATCACCCATCAGGCGAATGGATTCCGCACGCGGTCCAATAAAGACAAAGCCGGATTGCTCAACCCGCTCAGCGAAATCTGCATTTTCAGATAAGAAGCCGTAGCCAGGGTGAATCGCTTGCGCATCGGTCACTTCTGCTGCACTGATGATCGCTGGCATGCTGAGATAGCTCAGATTGGATGGCGCTGGCCCGATGCAGACGGACTCATCGGCTAGCTTGACGTATTTGGCTTCACGGTCGGCTTCGGAATGAACGACGACGGTTTTGATACCCATTTCGCGGCAGGCGCGCTGGATACGTAGCGCGATTTCACCCCGGTTGGCAATTAGAATTTTTTCAAACATGATATGAATTTTACGGTGGCAGTGCTTGCAGCGTTGCAGGCAGTATTTTTATAAAGCACTGATTTCTTTAATGAGATCATATAAAAAAACTGGGTTTAGCTGTGGCTTTAGCTGTGAGACTTTAGCTGTAAATTTAGCCAGGAGTAATCGTAGTGTTCGCCGAGAGTGATCTTGCGGCGATCTTACAACTATCCTACGATAAACAAGGGCTGACCGTATTCAACAGGTTGGCCGTTTTCCACCAAAATCTGTTTGATCGTGCCAGTAAAATCGCTTTCGATTTCATTCAACAGTTTCATTGCTTCGATGATGCAAAGAGTTTCGCCTTCTTTAACGCTTTTTCCGATTTCTACAAACGCGGCATTACCAGGCGCAGAGGAGCGGTAAAAAGTACCAACCATAGGGGATTTGACTACATGACCATCGGGAACTACCGGTGCTGCCGGTGCGCTTGCTGCTACTGGCGCTGCTGCCATTTGTTGAGGCATTTGCTGCATATGTTGCGGCTGCATCATCACAACTTGATTTTGCGGCATTGCAGAAGATTTAACGATGCGGACTTTACCTTCGCCTTCAGTGACTTCGAGTTCTGCAATATCTGACTCGGCGACGAGATCGATCAAGGTCTTGAGTTTTCTTAAATCCATGTGAAATCCCCTAGTGAAGATGTTTCTGAGCGAGCAAAATGGCTCAGAAAACGTGATTAGAACAAGCGCATCAGCGCAATAACTAGCTCAGAAAACAAGCATTGAATGGACATAATTATATGTCATATCAAAGATAATATGGGTAAATTGCGTGAAGATGCAAGAATTTAAAGATTTTTTAGGCTAAAGTCAATCGCTAATCGATAGCCTTCAGTGCCAAGTCCGAGGATCACGCCTGTGGCGACGTCGGACAGATAGGAATGGTGCCGGAAGTTTTCTCTTTGGTGCACATTGGAAATATGCACCTCAATAAACGGAATTGCCACACCAACCAAAGCATCGCGCAAAGCGACGCTGGTATGTGTGAGTGCGCCGGGATTAATAATGATCGCGTTAACTTGCTCTAATCTTGCTGCATGGATGCGGTCAATTAAAGCGCCTTCATGATTACTTTGAAAACTTTGCAGTTCCGCCCCAGCTTCCGCGGCTTGCAATTTTGCTGCACTTTCTACGTCTGCCAAGGTAACTGAACCATAAATATGCGGCTCACGAGTCCCGAGCAAATTTAAATTCGGACCATTCAGCAGCAGCAGTTTGCTTGCCATATTATCAATTCTTTTTCACGAAGATAACGCATTTTGCCGCTATTTACTTGGTATTGGCAAGGAAAACTATTTTGCTACGTTAGATAGTTTTGCAATATCAGCGCGCAATTCCTCCATTTTTAAGCGTCCCAGATACTGTTTTGCAATACTGCCATCCGCCGCAATCAGCACTGTAAATGGCAATCCACCGCCTTGATTGCCTAGCTGGCGCGATAATTCTGTGCCTTCCATCCCAGCCGAAAATACTGGATAAGTAATCTGATATTTTTTGGCAAACTCAGCAATATTGGTCGGACTATCGATGCCTAAGCCTAGTAATTGAACATTTTTTCCAGATAGCTCCTTTTGTAGCGCAGATAACTCAGGCATTTCTTGTACGCAAGGACCGCACCAGGTCGCCCAGAAATTAACGACTAAAAACTTACCCTGCCATTGCGCCAGTTTCTGAGCCTGGCCTTTGCTGTCAGATAGTGTGAGCCCCATCAATTGCGCCACACTGGTATTTTTAGGTGCTACGGGCGCCAATTGCTTATTGGCGGCGACGACGCCTACAGTTGCTGAGGCAATCGCGATCAGTACTGCTGCGATAAGAAAACGTTTATTCATTCCTGACTTTCTGTGATCAATGCTTTAACTGCGGCGATAGAGGCGCGCTCATTGCGTCCGCCATGTTTGATGTCGTCCTGGTTGTATAAAGCCAGATGAACACCTTCCTGTTTGTACATGAAGCTGAGTGTTTCAACTTGTTCACTACGTTTATGGGCACGATTCCCCGTACTATTTTCGGATACTTCAAAGCGGATATCTTTGTTCAGCAAAAAAATCGTGACATCCTTGCTATTGTCGGTAAATAAATGCAAATGAATATCAGAATGCTCGCCGGCGGTGCCATTTAGCGCGGCACCGACCAGGTAGGGATTAAACTTCTCCAGTTCTTGCATGACCTCAACAGCAATTTTTCGTAATTCCAGCAAACGTTGCGGCTGTGTGTCACCAAAGAAAATCGCATTGTATTCACGGACTTCCTGCTCAATTTCTTGATTATCTGGCATCACATCGCCACGAATTTTTTGGTTGCCCAGCAACTGTTTGGCAGCACGCCGCTTGGCAGATCCATAGTCTGCACCATCCTCAGCGATCATACGGGCTGCCAGCGCAGCGATTTCAGCGCGCAGGGAGTCGGGTTCGTTTAGGCTGCTCATCATCATAGGGGCATCATAAACCAAAATACTTTGTGATGTTTCCAGTCGTACGGAATCTCTTGACGGATGTCTTGAGGCGGTCGTCTGTCAGGTAGAATTGCGGGATTCTAAAATTTGCAGGATTTGTGCCAAATCGTTTTAGTCTGTTTGATCGTTTTGATCACACGGAATTATTCTCACGGTCTCGCTAATTCCTGTATTGCACTTATTCGCTTAGGCGCTTCAATAGCGCGATAAAAACCATGCATATTCATATATTAGGTATCTGCGGCACATTTATGGGCGGTCTGGCGGTCTTGGCGAAGGAGGCCGGACATAAAGTTACTGGCTGCGACGCCAATGTCTACCCGCCGATGAGCACCCAGTTGCAAGAGCAAGGCATCGAATTGACGGAAGGTTTTGCTGCGGATCAAATCGCGCTGGAGCCGGATTTGTTTGTGATTGGTAACGTGGTCACACGCGGCAATCCGCTGATGGAAGAAATATTAAACCGCGGTTTGCCCTACATCTCTGGTCCGCAATGGATGGGCGAGCATATCTTGCGCGACAAGTGGGTACTGGCGGTAGCGGGTACACATGGCAAGACCACAACGTCGGCGATGCTGGCCTGGATACTGGAGTCTGCTGGCTATGCGCCAGGCTTTTTAATCGGGGGAGTGCCGCTCAATTTTGGTATTTCTGCCCGACTCTCCGGTTCGCAAGCCTCGGATTTTTTTGTGATTGAGGCGGATGAGTACGACACAGCGTTTTTTGATAAGCGCAGTAAATTTGTCCATTACCATGCGAAGACCGCGATTTTAAATAACCTCGAATACGACCACGCAGATATTTTTCCTGACGTGGCGGCGATCGAAACCCAGTTCCATCATTTAGTGCGCACCGTGCCCGGTGTCGGGCGCTTGATTGTGAACGGGCAGGAAGCCACTTTACAAAACGTGCTGCAACGCGGTTGCTGGAGTGAGAAAGAATTCTTTGCGACCGACGCGTCGGCAGACCAGCAAGGCTGGTTCTTGTCGCTGCAAGAAGGTGAAGATTTTGAGGTGTTTTTCAATGGTCAATCCCAAGGTGTGGTGCAGTGGCAGCTTAACGGTGCTCACAATCGTCTGAATGCTTTAGCCGCGATTGCTGCTGCACGCCATGTCGGCGTCACTCCTGCGATTGCGATTGAGGCGCTGGCGCAGTTTGTCAACGTCAAGCGCCGTATGGAAGTGCGTGGGGTTGAGGGTGGAGTTACTGTCGTTGATGATTTTGCACACCATCCTACGGCAATCACGACAACGGTTGCGGGTTTGCGTCGCAAGGTCGGCGCCGGGCGTATTTTGGCCGTACTGGAGCCGCGCTCCAACACCATGAAGTTGGGTAGTATGAAGCAAGCCTTACCCGGTAGTCTGGAGCAGGCTGA of the Undibacterium sp. 5I1 genome contains:
- a CDS encoding pseudouridine-5'-phosphate glycosidase; this translates as MQNYLVFSKEVAQAKADGKAIVALESTIISHGMPYPQNVQTAREVEQLIRDNGAVPATIAIIGGKICVGLSDAELEQLASAPEVMKVSRRDLPYVLSTGKLGATTVAATMICAELAGIAVFVTGGIGGVHRGAETSFDISADLQELAQTSVAVVCAGAKSILDLGLTLEYLETHGVPVVSVGQAEFPAFFTRGSGFKADFQLDTATGQADFIRCKWALGLRGGVVIANPVPEAYAMPKAEIDSITEQALQEADAQGINGKAVTPFLLNRIKQLTDGRSLVTNIALVKNNAIVGAALALALKNG
- a CDS encoding DUF3426 domain-containing protein is translated as MALATQCPHCQTTFRVANDQLKLHGGLVRCGSCQQTFNGIEHLLGPTVQTAPTVALEVQVAPVVLVNVDSDLNTDVNSHIAEHHEITTTEIKAESSLLQTAELNTAVSVADSSSGIDQTPPQTPISEVVSTAVTTAANTALVTESPAAEISADSLDFDLGMDEDISSPAKHDKTTLSDDTNLDDEAIGQVELQTRIALMDEPGWSATEAEEETGAADHKQEPYLYEPASADITVNADEPGHSNPEADDYAGEPEAYLHDGLAFDTTGKADSITDDLSDGTSPATDASAESDLETPGFILAAEKRKGRSKILRGLMITLSLVLFVGLLGQGVFIARNHIAAWVPQTKPMLADACKLLHCQISLLAQIDQISLESNELQALSTDKNVFSLAIQLQNKSATAQAWPMVELILNDAKDKPVLRKVFKPEEYLSDKNNRLDTKSDSNKLDSKLDNKTDLANQLSKGFSAASDQQIKLYFELSQTKASGYHLSIFYP
- the prmA gene encoding 50S ribosomal protein L11 methyltransferase, whose translation is MAWIEILIEVAREHAENLSDALMEAGALSVSVEDADEGTDAEKPLFGEPGMEPEEAAWDRSRVVALIAADADAAAILAEASAAIALTTIPAYTTRHVEDQDWVRLTQSQFEPIHIGKNIWVVPSWHEIPDPAALVLELDPGLAFGTGSHPTTRLCMEWLEAHAPKELSVLDYGCGSGILAMVAKKLGAQAVVGVDIDPQAIESANFNAERNHCDITYTLPEQFSSSHPVGTQFDVVVANILSSPLKVMAPMLSGRVAAGGSLILSGVLARQAEEVAAAYAPFIALTVWAEHEGWVALSGKKPS
- the accC gene encoding acetyl-CoA carboxylase biotin carboxylase subunit, with amino-acid sequence MFEKILIANRGEIALRIQRACREMGIKTVVVHSEADREAKYVKLADESVCIGPAPSNLSYLSMPAIISAAEVTDAQAIHPGYGFLSENADFAERVEQSGFVFIGPRAESIRLMGDKVSAKQAMIKTGVPCVPGSEGALPDDPKVIVQTARKVGYPVIIKAAGGGGGRGMRVVHTEAALLNAVTMTKAEAGAAFGNPEVYMEKFLENPRHVEIQILADQHGNAIWLGERDCSMQRRHQKVIEEAPAPGIPRKTIEKIGERCAAACRKIGYRGAGTFEFLYENGEFYFIEMNTRVQVEHPVTEMITGVDIVQEQIHIAFGEKLRFRQADIEFKGHAVECRINAEDPFKFVPSPGRITSWHTPGGPGIRVDSHAYAGYFVPPNYDSMIGKVIAYGTTREQAIRRMQIALSEMVVEGIQTNIPLHRELMVDARFIEGGTNIHYLEHKLAEMPDLSKKAK
- the accB gene encoding acetyl-CoA carboxylase biotin carboxyl carrier protein, coding for MDLRKLKTLIDLVAESDIAELEVTEGEGKVRIVKSSAMPQNQVVMMQPQHMQQMPQQMAAAPVAASAPAAPVVPDGHVVKSPMVGTFYRSSAPGNAAFVEIGKSVKEGETLCIIEAMKLLNEIESDFTGTIKQILVENGQPVEYGQPLFIVG
- the aroQ gene encoding type II 3-dehydroquinate dehydratase, translating into MASKLLLLNGPNLNLLGTREPHIYGSVTLADVESAAKLQAAEAGAELQSFQSNHEGALIDRIHAARLEQVNAIIINPGALTHTSVALRDALVGVAIPFIEVHISNVHQRENFRHHSYLSDVATGVILGLGTEGYRLAIDFSLKNL
- a CDS encoding TlpA disulfide reductase family protein; the encoded protein is MNKRFLIAAVLIAIASATVGVVAANKQLAPVAPKNTSVAQLMGLTLSDSKGQAQKLAQWQGKFLVVNFWATWCGPCVQEMPELSALQKELSGKNVQLLGLGIDSPTNIAEFAKKYQITYPVFSAGMEGTELSRQLGNQGGGLPFTVLIAADGSIAKQYLGRLKMEELRADIAKLSNVAK
- the mpl gene encoding UDP-N-acetylmuramate:L-alanyl-gamma-D-glutamyl-meso-diaminopimelate ligase, with translation MHIHILGICGTFMGGLAVLAKEAGHKVTGCDANVYPPMSTQLQEQGIELTEGFAADQIALEPDLFVIGNVVTRGNPLMEEILNRGLPYISGPQWMGEHILRDKWVLAVAGTHGKTTTSAMLAWILESAGYAPGFLIGGVPLNFGISARLSGSQASDFFVIEADEYDTAFFDKRSKFVHYHAKTAILNNLEYDHADIFPDVAAIETQFHHLVRTVPGVGRLIVNGQEATLQNVLQRGCWSEKEFFATDASADQQGWFLSLQEGEDFEVFFNGQSQGVVQWQLNGAHNRLNALAAIAAARHVGVTPAIAIEALAQFVNVKRRMEVRGVEGGVTVVDDFAHHPTAITTTVAGLRRKVGAGRILAVLEPRSNTMKLGSMKQALPGSLEQADLVFAYAAPTTFAGGKPVIGWDLAETLSPLGAKASAFNDLDKLVSAIVQQAQTGDHILVMSNGGFGGIHQKLLDALASKTVTV